tataacaaagcactgttggccagaggagaactggcaccccgactaagcctggtttctcccaaggtttttttctccattttaacaccaatttgccacttgtctgccacctgatgtcacctgatggagtttgggttccttgccgctgtcgcctctggcttgcttagttggggacacttgacatttgacttgacatttgatattcaacagtgctttgatctgcctgcattgacactattctttaagagctgctgtgcagccaaataatgtaccagttatcaatgtaaagctgctttgacacaatctacattgtaaaaagcgctatataaataaaggtgacttgacttgacttaatatagttatcattatagttatctttatagttatcattgttggtgtgaacaggcctttattctcattcatttccactggccaaatagtatttttaattgttttaaagaaatcaaatttatgcaattttgcaTCTAAGGTAAACAAGgtgaaaaaaaggttaaaaaaatgtttcagaatgtttatacagtatatttgtaATGGAAACagataagcttttttttttttttggctgtgtAAATACAATTGTCTGACTCAttgacaaaacatttaaaagaacttAAATCTTTTCCTTCAAATACAGTGGTATTTTTCATAATGTTGTGAAGATCACAGAAGAATTAGTTCTTGGAATAATGAGTGAATTTGACAATTTTGGTCAAATTTTCTGCATGAAACATGCAGATAACTACATACTGTACTTCAAAGAATATTCAACCTTCATTGAATTTCATATAATAAATGAACTCTTCATCAATTCTGAGTTTGACTCAGTAAACACTGAATGTTTATCTTTCTATGTTAATTGTCAAAATAAATTGTCAAAAGTTTTAACATACCTAAATTAAATGCCGTACAAAGGGgggaaatgtgttttcttttgaaTGCCCATGTACAGGAATGTGAATAAGGGCAGAAGTCACCAGCAAATAAATGCCAGATTgtcaaatgagttattttatgcatttaaatatgatccattttttgtttactttacAAATTAACACAAAATTAACACCTATCTTCTAGTACAAATTAAACAgtgctcacatttatttgtgcattaaaaattacaaatcaGCTTGTGCCTTATATTGTGATCTTATAGCAGAATATTTTAGTCATTATAGAGAGACATGTTCTTACATGTGACACATACTTATATAACAAATACATACAAGCATGTACAGTTTTTACGCAGCTTTAATCACCTTTTTGGTTATTTCATGAATTAACTGACGACAGAACTATGGCGTTGCACGTTCGTAGTTTCTTTTCCGCTTTATTTATAATGCAGTGATATACAGAGCGCCGCAATTGCATGTAATATTGAAGACAGTGTGCCGCGAGCACAGTATGCTGACATGACAGGACAGTTCGTTTTTCTGTGGCCTGAATCAGGACAACGCTTTTCTCTCAGAATCTGACAGAAGTGTCACCAGCTTTCACACGTCTTTCGAAATAAAAGTGGCATCAGAAAAACAGAATtaggtttgttgttgtttcttttgaCTGCACACAATGAGAACCATTTAAAACTGTCTTGCAACCCACCCATCTAAATGCATCTAAATTCATATAATTTTTGCTTAACTTCTGGGTAATGACTTTATCTAAATTGAGTGCTTAACTCAAGTAATGGGAGTGGAATATTTAAATGCGTAGCCTATATCAAAATGAAAGCAGTTTAAATCATTCTCTTTACTTCATTACTCCACTCACTTCAGTAACACCTGACCCCCTCCGAAAGGGATTTGAACCGGGGTCTCTGTCATGGGAGGTGTGTGCGCTAACAAGACCGCAGCCattagcgtcagtcgctagtgtgcctcttgagatcaggggagtgaggtttacatgcacagcttaCTAACTTACTGGCCTACGTCTGTTACACATAGTCTAGAGTGTCTGGACAGTGTGCACATATTCATGctaagtttatttttcatacATCCCGCTACACATTTCAATGCCTTTTTTATACATCAGGCCCCATGACTTTACCTCTGTCAGAAATCTTCTTGAGCTCCTCTTTGAAGAAATCCTCCAGTTTGTCTTTCAGCTGACGGACAGATTCTCTCACGCCatcaaaagaggagagagaaatgaagggatcatcatttacatttgtagattcaggaggagctgagagagactggaaactctacagaaaacagaaatcaaagctcatcacctcCACACTTCAGACAATAACCTGCACTACTGTCAGATTTGAGCAGCTCTTGTTGATCTTTAGTAACTCTCCTCAATCCAGCACTTTCACAGCATCAGCTTCATTCTTCTCATATTCATTATATCATGTTAGAGCTATAAGTTCTAGTGTTTGACACACTATATGTGAACTTTTTAGTAAAACAATTGATGATCAAACATCTGACAATAACATGAATGTAACAGATCAAGTTTATCAATGGCGTCGCATGACAGGATTGAGTAAATTTGATCAGGAAAAGCAGTTCAAAGGCAACGAGTAGATTGACCattatttataacttttgaGCAGTTAGTGTCTCTGAAATTCacaaggactcttgggacacGATCCCAAGGTCAGGTTTTGTGGTTTAAATACACTGAAGCGATGCTAATATACAgcctcacttcctgtttgagGACTTCACGGTCAAATtcattaatgtgttaatttataaaattattataaaataagtaAAGCAATAATGGGAAATCTAGCTGGGTGAACCTGATAGCATCAAGTACCATCAAGTTCATCGATTTCACATTGTTGTAAAACAAAGTTAAAATATTAGTGAAGTTTTGAGCTGTTTCTGTCTGGAAGCTCAATATATCTTTCAGAAAAATGTTTCCTAAGAGATTTCCAGAGCTGAACTGCATTTGTAAGTGTGTCTCTTTCAAAAGAAGAAGATCAGATGAGAGTCTGACTGATGATGATATAATAACGAACACACAGATCAACACTTCAGTCAACGGCTCATTCTGCTctcatgaaatgtttctctgtgagtctcttgctcaagtccactatgatcctgttcttctagatctctgttacctgcaggaaatggatgtgatcctgtgtgtgtgaaagctgctccagctcagcgtctctcctcctcagatcattgatctcctgctccagtcgcTCCAGTCGTCCTTCAGCTCGACTCGTTGCAGCCTTTTCCTGATCTcttctctcaatggagcggatgagctcagtgaagatcctctcactgtcctccactgctgtctgtgcagagcgctgttaggacacacatcacaatcacacagtggcttcagtgagtcctgactgagacttctcaaacttctcttcttctccagactcaccttatgagactccacagcctctctcagctgctgaagatctttctctctctgctggatccTCTGCTGGAACAATCTCTGCGTCTCCTTCAGCTGGTGCTAAAGGACAAACCAATCACAGgagaaacattaaataaatcatCAAGTAAACAGATATGAATCCAGTATCAGTGAAGTGCTGAGATTGAGGGATTAAAGATCTTGCATGATAAGGTTATAGGTTAACTCATAAGTGTCAGCATTATTTCATCAATGCCTAGATTTataggtatagttcacccagaaatgtaaATTCTTTCATTGTAAACTGATTTCATGTAAATTCATTTTGAACAATGTCTTTGTGTCTAGAGCCCAAATATGGTGACACATCAATTACATCAAATCTCACTGGCTcatgcatgtcacatgactaaacatgccACCATATTATTTATGGCTTCAGAATACTTATACCCCCCTTGCagctttatgtatttcttttatGCTAccttaatgacattttttaagaTTGAAACTTTTGGATCCTATTGACTTTCTATATACAGAGAGATGAGACATTCCTTAAAATACcttcttcagaaaaaaagtcataccagtttgtaataaaatgagtaaatgatgaatgtACATTTTGTGAACTACtggtttaaaggggtcctattatgcttgtAAATGAGTATAATGGGATGTTTTTAAGCTCatacctgtttctctgtcctctgtGCTGCAGCTGATACAGTGTTGTGGTTTTTATGTTCATCTATCATACACAGCACACATATACACTTCTGATCAGTGCAGCAGAAAACCTCGAGGATCTTGTCGTGTTTCTGGCAGATCATCTCCTGCAGTCGTCCAGTGGCATCAGTCAGATTGTGTCTCTTTTCTTTAAACcaactctcatgttgttcaaggTGATTCTCACAGTAAGACTCCAGACACACCAGACAGGACTTGAcggctttgtgttttcttccagtACAGACGTCACACTGCACATCTCCAGCTCCAGCGTAACAGTCAGCAGGAAGGTTAgtcttcttcagtttctccaccACTTCAGCCAGCATTGTGTTTTTAGCTAAAGCAGGTCTTGGActgaaggtctgtctgcactgaggaCAGCTGTAGACTCTCTTCTGATCCTCCTGATCCCAGCAACCTGTAATACAGAtcttacagtaactgtgtccacaggAAGTGGTCACTGGATCCTTCAGGAGATCCAGACACACTGGACACATGAACTCATTCTGATCCACTGAAATTCTGGCTTCTGCCATTTTACTGCATGaatacagagacacaaacacacaacagctcAACTACACTTCAGTTTCCCTGAACTCAGGTGATTCCCGTTTCCTGATTTTGTGTTTAAGTGACGTGTAAAAGTCTAAAGTCTGCAAGTCTAAAGgtcacagaaaataaaacacCCACTAGATCAGTCTCAGACACACCCTCAAAGAATATAAGTTACAGAGAAGAAGGACAACACCCTTAAAagtcttgtttttttaattgaaaattgccatatttattataaatgatttatccgtgcacatcattttgtTAAACTTGTGTGCTCaaaatcttgaatcagaataccTTCCCCTGCCTCTTGCAGAGACATCTCTTCATCTTCTCTTCCCTGATGATGAGGacagggcaacctgtcactcacatgagattcaccaatagcaaaccactaccatccaatcaattccccatggacaaaatcaagccccgccctacatttgttcttgttccagaagccatttcactcagatatacgtcacaatatcAAAGAAATGACTATCATAACTTAAACTTCATGCCGACATTAATACctcttaaatgtttttacttagagtatcataaaatatttagtccTTTCGATGATAAATAGGAATTATATTTGCTGTGAGTCATTTCTTGggatgaaccactgtagtcacatgaactgttttaaatatgtctttagtagctttctgggcatctgaaaaagGCATTCCAagatactgttttttgttttgatgcAGACATGACGAACCAGGCCTTTTGAATCTGGAAATACTTCAATCACTTTGCCAATTTGCCAAGAGTTACAGGGTACAGTTTTGTCTGCAATTAACACAACATCTCCACATTTAAAATTCCTCTTTTTGTGTGTCCATTTCTGATGTTGTTGCATAAGTGGGAGGTATTCTTACACCCACCGTTTCCAGAATAAATCTGCCAGGTATTGAGCCTGCTTCCATCTCTTTCTGCAGTACATATCATCTTTATTAAACAGGCCAGGTGGCATTATAGGTTTTCCTTTTAGAAGCAGCAAATGGTTGGGTGTTACAGCTTCAAGGATATTAAGGTCAGAGGAGATTGTTGTTAAAGGGCAATCATTCAGGATAGCTTCAGCTTCACACAAAGCAGTTTGCAAAACATCATTATCAATTGTTTGTTGTCTGAGAATAGAATTAAGTGTTTTCTTTATCAATCCAATCATT
The Ctenopharyngodon idella isolate HZGC_01 chromosome 4, HZGC01, whole genome shotgun sequence genome window above contains:
- the LOC127511132 gene encoding tripartite motif-containing protein 16-like isoform X4 is translated as MAEARISVDQNEFMCPVCLDLLKDPVTTSCGHSYCKICITGCWDQEDQKRVYSCPQCRQTFSPRPALAKNTMLAEVVEKLKKTNLPADCYAGAGDVQCDVCTGRKHKAVKSCLVCLESYCENHLEQHESWFKEKRHNLTDATGRLQEMICQKHDKILEVFCCTDQKCICVLCMIDEHKNHNTVSAAAQRTEKQHQLKETQRLFQQRIQQREKDLQQLREAVESHKRSAQTAVEDSERIFTELIRSIERRDQEKAATSRAEGRLERLEQEINDLRRRDAELEQLSHTQDHIHFLQSFQSLSAPPESTNVNDDPFISLSSFDGVRESVRQLKDKLEDFFKEELKKISDRVSFTNIVPRTRNDFLQYSHQLTLDLNTVNKHLRLSERNRVITGTNKKQPYPDHPDRFDYYDQVLCRESVCDRRSYWEIEWSGDVDISVSYKSISRKGGGVECVFGYNHQSWSLYCSSSSYIFYYNNIKTKLPVKSISSRIGVYVDHSAGTLSFYSVSEDTMSLIHTVQTTFTQPLYPGFSVGSGSSVKLC